A single Candidatus Cloacimonadaceae bacterium DNA region contains:
- a CDS encoding FlgD immunoglobulin-like domain containing protein — protein MPPNYIYSHAYGAIKISGTSNCNYDMTTTIRGNTFSGRFSEHIIELGYYGGVSTWHFLKAANVEDNVFNGTFYTSGGYPTGNGAVQASGVQTLNIKRNIFATKSLTTTNLPFQLRIYDPHRMDVPLESRALRVFNNTFYADGANYISAMGIDKRFHTARIMNNSISNLDGAGIQFYSSPTTAFEYFVQNNLLYNCGNDIVNAGTGTGWNVSGQIYSDPLLAADGKPIWNSTSISPCIDAGNRDTDGDGISWSPIGVIQQGDPDDSDLDGTPLDIGAIRADLHQFEDYKMPVSGAIKWMSYPVINNLTVGHNLNGAFFAPILSIYTLDWVQWKKHNYDITTMMYTGGLLYNYTAEVTSPVGYKVKLQNNVSQPITLSTPGFLANPNTQIHLFKYLTGTTTINENWIGYFHRSSAHPLDAFAQVLNYVTSIRTQYWSMAKDPKTGVWAIPPGNLTLNYGDMVVVTVNQDCSFVWNYTVPVDPKTREMTTAFSYEELADYTPMYIDMTDLEDLPTELGVYVDGVCKGAVVVEGDLTDICVYLDNNQIMDEQNTEIVLYYENKASIGQRKSFKPAANELAMHAEPGLRYYTLQLSEKSEIENLAPVTHLLQNFPNPFNPSTTIAYELAADGPVCLEIFNARGQKVATLVKKHQSTGLHKLVWDGKDENGRLVGSGVYHYRLKTENSSITQKMLLMK, from the coding sequence ATGCCGCCAAATTACATTTACAGCCACGCCTATGGCGCAATTAAGATATCCGGAACAAGCAATTGCAATTATGATATGACTACTACAATCCGCGGCAACACCTTTTCCGGGAGATTCTCAGAACATATAATTGAGCTGGGATATTATGGCGGAGTATCAACATGGCATTTTCTTAAAGCTGCAAACGTAGAAGACAACGTCTTTAACGGTACTTTCTATACCAGTGGCGGTTATCCCACCGGCAATGGTGCGGTGCAAGCTTCCGGAGTTCAGACGCTGAACATCAAGCGCAATATATTTGCCACGAAATCACTTACAACCACCAATCTTCCATTCCAGCTCAGGATTTACGATCCACACCGCATGGACGTTCCTCTGGAATCCCGTGCTCTTAGAGTGTTCAACAACACCTTCTATGCAGACGGAGCTAACTACATTTCCGCGATGGGCATCGACAAAAGGTTCCATACTGCTAGAATTATGAATAACTCGATAAGCAATTTGGATGGTGCAGGTATTCAGTTCTATAGCAGTCCCACAACCGCGTTTGAATACTTCGTGCAAAACAACCTCCTCTACAACTGCGGTAATGACATTGTGAATGCCGGCACGGGCACGGGTTGGAATGTGAGCGGACAAATCTATAGTGATCCTTTGCTGGCTGCCGACGGAAAGCCGATATGGAACAGCACAAGCATCTCTCCTTGCATTGATGCTGGCAATCGTGACACAGATGGAGACGGGATTTCCTGGAGTCCCATCGGAGTGATCCAGCAAGGCGATCCCGATGATTCCGATTTGGATGGCACACCCCTGGATATCGGAGCTATCCGAGCTGATCTTCACCAGTTTGAGGACTACAAAATGCCTGTGAGTGGAGCCATCAAATGGATGAGTTATCCTGTAATCAACAATCTCACGGTCGGTCACAATCTGAATGGAGCTTTCTTTGCGCCAATTCTAAGTATTTATACCTTGGATTGGGTACAGTGGAAGAAACACAATTATGACATTACAACGATGATGTATACTGGTGGACTATTATACAACTACACAGCGGAGGTTACCAGCCCAGTTGGCTATAAAGTGAAGCTGCAGAACAACGTCAGCCAGCCCATTACTTTGAGTACCCCGGGGTTCCTCGCCAATCCCAACACCCAGATACACCTTTTCAAGTATCTGACCGGGACGACTACTATCAATGAAAATTGGATCGGATACTTCCATCGCAGCAGTGCCCATCCCCTTGATGCTTTTGCCCAGGTCCTGAATTACGTAACATCGATCCGCACGCAATACTGGAGCATGGCAAAGGATCCCAAGACCGGCGTCTGGGCGATCCCTCCCGGCAATCTTACACTGAATTATGGAGACATGGTCGTAGTAACCGTAAATCAAGATTGCAGCTTCGTGTGGAACTACACGGTGCCAGTGGATCCCAAGACCAGAGAGATGACCACGGCTTTCAGCTATGAGGAGCTGGCGGATTACACACCAATGTATATTGATATGACGGATCTGGAGGATTTGCCCACGGAGCTTGGCGTATATGTGGATGGTGTGTGCAAAGGCGCGGTAGTGGTTGAGGGGGATCTCACAGATATATGTGTGTATTTGGATAACAACCAGATTATGGATGAACAAAATACCGAAATCGTGCTTTATTATGAAAACAAGGCTTCCATTGGGCAAAGGAAATCATTCAAGCCGGCTGCAAATGAACTGGCAATGCATGCTGAGCCAGGCTTGCGCTACTATACTTTGCAGCTTTCGGAGAAATCTGAGATTGAAAACCTGGCACCGGTTACTCATTTGCTGCAAAACTTCCCCAATCCCTTCAATCCCAGCACCACCATCGCCTATGAACTGGCAGCCGATGGCCCTGTCTGCCTTGAAATCTTCAATGCGCGTGGACAGAAAGTAGCAACTCTTGTAAAAAAACACCAAAGCACCGGCTTGCATAAGCTGGTGTGGGATGGCAAAGATGAAAATGGCCGTCTGGTAGGAAGCGGAGTATATCACTATCGCCTCAAGACGGAAAACAGCAGCATCACTCAAAAGATGCTATTGATGAAATAA